The genomic interval cgtgatttttgtataaatatattttttaagatactaataattaggtacttataaattagtattatcaattattttgcatttataattccgcctctagtataagtgttaaatgaaaactaactttatgtttcaaaaagtactagcaaagtcgttgagtcacaagccactgatgctaacacaaatagcattgtcgtaattaaatatttctaaatattcatttttcactttgaacctgtagaaacaatttattatatatactattagctaagtaattgcatatttaattaagtcgaaatataaaacttagttattttaataatttagaaaataaaaaactgacaaacatttcaatttaatttatggttggaacaaaagacagttatttttcattaattgaaatattgcaatgcagagtactttccaaaatacgccgagagtattcctgatggtgaaacgagcgttgcttcatcgaacgcagctaaagaaaacatctatgtagttggtggtacgatgcctgaaatagagggcgataaattgtacaatacctgtactatttggggtcccgatggaactttgatagcaaaacaccgaaaggtaagtaatatattcctttatggctttgaatttgaaaatattggggtgaagaaagtgactctatctaggaataatttaggaatatacatatgtacatacgtatactataaccaattctataatttacggtttataaaatacgttatgatacgggaaacgcccatttttgttgtaatgtgtttgttgttgtataaatttttcacatacgaaaatacttattttttctcctttttaaacattattaaatgataagattttttaataaaagaaagtgataaaaacgctgtcagttattaaataaaaaataattaaagtttaggagttggtaactttgatattaaattacaaaagttgcagtaatagaattagcgaccacatttttatgttattaggtacatctattcgacatcgacattcctaataagattacttttcgagagagtgattcactcagtcctggtgactccctaacgacgttcgatgtgaagggctgcaaaataggtattggcatttgctatgatattagattcgaggaaatggcacgcatttatcggaacaaaggtacagtaacttaatcgatcaatacttaactagcaaaaaattaaatatctttcttaaatatattctatataaaattaatataatctgtaactctgtataaaaagaagcttaatttaaaaaaccaatatatttgctgaaaatgaaacaaataaaagaattaaaagcacaataagaggactgtcctcgcatattcagaaatgatggaatgtgaaccgtgcaactacgaagttaattggtattcggtggcttcatatttcctgcttctctgggttaggttgccaaatgctgatatatccagcggcattcaatatgaccactggaccattgcactggtcattacttcagcgttccagagcgaatgataatcaattatacgttgcctgcatatcaccggctcgtgttcgttaagcaagttacgtcgcatgcggacatacacagttgaccaatccatggggaaagattctttacgatttggaaatatattcaagagaatatggcagtcaccgatatcggtaatttacagcttaaaattaaaagcgagagatccatgatgtaattaatttttagtctcgttaatttatcgatttagccatcttcctctgtatttgttgaatttattagtaagcattacttattacttcgtatgtttcttttttctatcagatctaaaagttgttgaggaagtaagggctcggatacctacattttctcagagacgtacagatttgtacgacactgtctgtaagaaggagtaactctacactaaaacagaaaatgtttttttataatatttctactacgatatcctttttttgtgaattattactaatttcttatcatttgtactaaatgaatgactcgattaaaaaaactaaaacgttataaataataatctgtatatcttgtgtatcaacatgtaattggatattataataatataggaatgctataataatataggataataatataggagaataataatatagaaaaaaatacatgcttttaaacacctttaatatcgatcacataaattgttataattcacaatgattacgcatacataaaagaccccttgatagtaaaatttacgatcaaaaggcaattacgtatcgtttaacaacatttaatttataacaccttttaaacatttagacagattaacacataacacttcttatatataaacatcaattcgaagttatcagcttggataaattggtcgattaatacctgtagattgtctgtctcgatgaaagacttaaagagagcaaaaacatgataatgccgctaatataatattccttctttcttgtatctgtctgcctctcaggtcgttttactaattacaataagtaatttcgacttctttgcgctctcttttaacgcattcgagaccgaaagaaattcatatcagtcagtaggcaagggtataatatacatattttatatataacttatgttgttacgccgcctaaaacatctgcacgccagcccgcgcgaccggacaacaaccgacctgcgtaacgtcacttcgaccctcaataaacctaagggcccaccataactttcactttcctgtattgtttcgccatgtgtcgtcaatccgtttgtcctgaagaatttcttaagcctaaaagtattttcgacgcacatctggttttttagagaggtccttgggtttattagtcgcacttaaaacacggagaaagcgggtatgcacccatgaggaaaatccgaatagccctgtaataaaacaagctaggttttctcacgcacacagtcatctatccaccacgatggtaggagactccctactcatcccttcgagcagtaatgcaggtcatgaccaatcgacacctcggttcgttaccctcacttttcctaacgaaattgggaacaacgaatccgtgttctttaggcacaggggcacacccacaccgaacttttcttccgtattaaaaaaagagcgacagtcagtctaaaaactaacgcctaacgcggcagtctgcacatagcgcgagagtcgcatacttcccgcaaatctttgtcggttctcggtgtggtcgaacatacatcttctctcctaaatacatcatagtgctaagtccattaatacactaatttccagtataagagccctgctctagcgcacatatctatcgcatcgttgtgcgacaagttgttaactatttatttcggcATCAGTGTAGTCTAAGTGTtggacatatataatttataactctgtgaatcacagggttatacaaactcaatcgccccttattatctcaacagaaatcaggggatcgatcaattcgtggtgtcgactgctacagtcgtaacggggatttacgacccccgttgacgtctctcctcgcgattacgtctccccgcaattggtcgaaattacatatgtagtaatgtatatatcatgttaatttcatattttcttcaatatagaattattattatatatatatatatataactgtacataatacattatagaataacatagtatataattttatattttaaaaatatgaggcatactatttaagattgtcatcgatttaaaatcaaagtatgaaaaggataccctggagagagtaaaacacagaatcattccaactaaacattcagatcgtaccgacacctaggtatcgtcttacaattaaatctcggtctcgaatggattaaaatgaaatacatacttgcagcttcaacatcttcaatatcgaggagattcaaactttacaaataaatgtaaattgcgatgtaaaacaaagcgatgtaaaaagggaaaaaggaggaaagaaggaacagggaagcaaagagaagaaacgaatttttcattttctcgaaactggatcaagtttcaatgagttaaaagagagcgcaaagaagtcgaaattacttattgtaattaataaaacgacctgagaggcagacagatacaagaaagaaggaatattatattagcggcatttttgtagccattatatatggtttcgatcgcataattaatcagtatcaacttaccagtctttaacggaaggacaaaaagaagagcagacggcacacagaccgcaatcatgatcattttcaagtagaatctcaaactgccgtacatcttcgaaaacttcgttagtcgtaagggatcaaaggatgatgtccgcgctgcggaaaatagatgagaagcggctatttcaacaaccaccgtgtaggtactgcactagccagaagtatctgcgacagaaatcagaatacactcgttttcgcatggttggatcaatttcgcgtgggactaacctgattgaacctaaggcgggataattgctcaactcacgaccttaaccagaccgcttgattctctgtaaatgcttgaaattgacgcttggattctttccagattaactagctttgcccctccctccctttatctattttcttagatcgacttagactgccacaacatattatctttcttcttttcttttcttttctttccttttgatcttttaaagccctaaatcgctggctattttgtatactatatattttgtacactcaattactctgtaagtcataagtacatatgttttacaacgttatttgtcgtaTTTCagtaaaccccagaaaagccagaaatatattttcagcatgttttaacgcgcccctggcaaagatctcaaaaacgagttgcggcacaatttaaagcgacaaatagcatcgcgtgtctcgttgtggtaacacacgtttcgccagctttttaaaagcgctctccgtctgctttttcctctcttccctgtctcttcgtttttccttaacaagcgaaaccattttcgcgaggacgagagtacggaaatgacgtactggcaattttgttttgtgataatacaagcagctcggtttcagtgaattaaacttggccccaagcttctacttatccctaccttcctttcctttattttcccttctatatcggttttgcggttttccacatttccatcacaataaaccatgttttttctcgattttacatgttagccaatgattcacggcaaaagcgtcgactgtaaaaatatttgtagttgcaatagcaacaagtatgttttctcaaatagaaaatattgggagcgtacacgctggcaaaacaattcatgaatagctcgtcctctgcttgttatttgtttcgatactgttagcaaacaaattcatgaaacatactggtatagcgtaaaatgaacataaaagttttgcgtacacttgagagctgaactttggttgttatacgtatattatatatatacgcacacagttatgtatatgtatatatatatatagaaaattccttagaactttgagcttaataacatattaaaatcattaacattaaggaggtgaactttacttaccaattaccaaagtttcttccgccaaataatacataaaaattgaaaaagataatgtaactagttttaacttttttttgtgttataatttgaatcactcgatttatccgactgaggatggtcgatcgcaatctcaatttatacgtattctcatcgcatgaaatagatcacatgagggattttcaaaagtcgatggaatattaatcgcgattaattatttgtaggtgtattctgtgcggctaaagcagtcacctaatgaattattgagtaccaggaatgttagcggtaaacagCATTGCAgctatgaatgattctctaatgtgtatattagagatgaatttgataatttatcctcataatatgcaatccgcttttaagtggaaatcataattaacgatttctgtttgattaaatatgaagagcagataaatcgatacgcttaaatcaatattagaatttcttaacatttttatcaaatattttagcactgtaaaagcgtcgtagtagagaaatattaggttgttccaaaagtttctttcgttttataagaaagtaatagatgtacaacatttttcgttttatattattttattgaattacgtgtggtccacctttttccaatttaatgtaaaataatatagaataacataaaacaaaatatgttgtgcatctgtcatttctttataaaacgaaagaaacttgggacaacctaatagaaatttgcttttattatccattataaaaatggattgttaatcctctaggagatacgaacaatataattgcaattaataaggaataagttagcataacttaaaccagcttttgcagaaggctattagctaaagatgtttattaaacaatgacaacatgaattttcttaagtaccccatttggtacttaatctacttcgtaagtactgtgtgtcctagccttcaaaggatgcaattttaaccagaatgtttcacattacttatccgtattatttccttgtaatataacttatatttacattatctacgttacgttacattctacgcgttaatgtaatgtgatttttatttctaatcgaagttattcaaaatttgtagtatctcaataaaacattaacagcctgcaaaaacttcacggaagcattagtatcttcgaaactattgaattcaaatggctaatattccttaacaatatgcattcgacgacgtttatcgagagaagtatgtggcgtaatagttaaactttcaattcatatacatatatcgtttatgaaaaagtagtcgttctgcttttgtgatctgtgacacactataaattctcataagctaactaacgcctaatcttctgtaacgtattaatataatataggtatgtatatctcgactttgagcaaccaattggtgctaaataagctttagtacatacttcttacacgtaacaaaagaccagttaacatctctgctcttaaaagaaaaacgaaagaagctctgaaaagctgcagagttcaggtcgaataacaccagctcagataaatgaccctctaacttacctttgtcctcatcgacgtcagtgattttaaagctagttataaagtgcacttctcagccagcgtccacggcagtcaatattatttaacgggccttaacgcgatgtaaaaagggaaaaaggaggaaagaaggaacagggaagcaaagagaagaaacgaatttttcattttctcgaaactggatcaagtttcaggctgctcgccaaagagtctgtagctaacgagacaagattagacaaaccacgctttaaaattcccacagaactataataatcctcgaaatcaatacgattcgtcgatccatcgcctgattaaaaaatgagataggatgaagctcactagtcggcctttgaactttcaatagcgcttacggctcgtatactctagtttgaatgctacaatgtaagccaagtcagctgtaactagcgttcgcgtgattgtcgctatctattatttacgcgttacacgttcaccagacaaacgcgtctaccggttgacattgttttctgtcctgagtttcaaagcaattatgttgcttcgtgtaatcaaatctcgccaaactaacgataagttcttgtttgatcttacacaattattaaaactatacaagttaaaccaatctagcctaaacaagtaatgtcgttatatattcttttttaaatctatatattgtttaataaatcgtggttaggatatagtagctgacaaaaatattcggacaaatatatttgtagaaacattttaggagtgtattatgcatagtggcactatttaatactgtactgtgactatcatggtcgtgttggtattattcgaaactaatctgaaaatctgtatggaatttgtaagatatttagtacgagtactgtgcattactgatatgtacacaaccgagacgagataacgaaggtactgctctccatcgttcatcgctacgcgttgctaatagcaacgtataatgcatatatatctcgcaaagaccataaaagtacccaatggaaccacgtttaatatttgataataatgtctcattacagtttcgtcattttcaattaattaaacacgaccctctctttaaaaattagaagataaaatacgtaatacaaatctactcgaaatcttttaaaccttacggacgacCTTACGGACCttacttatggtctttaaaagcagcagggattagcagaatattaactgcgaatttttcttggaccgcagcatgcaatatgaaatatggttattaaaatgtacactgaaaatttcatatccataagatactcgtgcttgtaggaccttgaaaatgaattcttaacccaaatagtcgaccgagatactcgagaaattttgtgaagctgacgtcagtaccaatatgtaccgtcgttgtgctattatttcgtgataagccgtattgattgcacttccatttcacggaattaatttttccacacaaaaagtgataacgataatcgaaaaaagaaaaatatactaccacttttcgtatcagcatacacaagcgcactcgattttacacgagtatacaatttgcaaattcgacggaacgatcggatttaattattttttcgatatttcaggcatcaagttttatttacacatcgaacgttgaaatacggcgaaatacaaaatgtacaaaccactctggacattaattaactttaaacgttattgattaattaaagaaaccaaccattgtgttgatttttacattttgaaaaattgttatccacttttgctttgtttaaaaattgaaaaaaaaaaacttttattgtaagtcacgagtatctcttttatttatttaaactttagatcaaatattacaatttataaatatatcatttatttagatatacttgtaatatctgttttataagtttgtacaaccatttatctatttatctattttatttgcacataatctttatagactgattttgtaaagaataaaaaattgtgattctatttaaaaacgatcgtgtcagactcaagtgataagcgatatatatttcagcgatatatatatatatattcagatttcaccatcacataaacggtgctattggaaacgtttcacaatagacgtcttataagcgcctgcgatgtccgtcatatgtaaagctataccactgaatcacggccgccatttagtgattaaggtcgatcacttagagttgttaatccgacataatggcgagcaatacatcgaagacattattggaaacacagttacagtttaatttcattgagcttatttgcaaataaatgtgtacaatatattttagaggttttaaatattattgctgactaaacttcgcgtctgcgcatcatctttctttaactttttttgcattttcttatcgacgcatgaagacgaaatgcgtaaattttattatttatttaaacattactatattgtgctcaaagtagcggaatatcgttctattatcaatatatgaagaactaaaagaattaaaaaagaattaaaaaaatatgtagttcaatcaatacttcgtgtatttttctatctccacaagacaatatccggaccagttacgcttacagtatcaacaaagatttgtccagccatacggaataagtcgtactcagtagtttaaaagtattaaccgcaggaactccagaaacacttttgaagtaactttcgaaccaataaatccccgaactaagaactgtcatatttcgtctctatttatcgaatattgtgagaaaatgcaaaaaaaaagaagttaaatagaaaaagtacttggaaacttaaaagaaaaaatctcgaaaaatctcttaatactttttactgtcatcttgagacgcaccatatgttaagcttcttcgtagttacaacttttaccgcagatgtaacgaactgacaaatgcttcgaatggcgcgcgcgcgtcaacgcctgcacttaaattttaaataaatgtttttaaataaatgtttaaaataatacattaaatgtattaactttcttgcgcaatttcatttaatttcttacgatatggagggtttaattaagtttaagatatctatttgaatcttttaaattcgaagttttttaaaaaattaccttaaactttataaaattaaatcgtttttccactttgttgtatcataaaacagttacttaaattcaaaccttaccgtcgtcttaaaatattctatattttccttgtcttaaaaaatctccctacagaaagaataaagaagaataaattcccatacgttaaatttcgcgtgattgatggaatacataacgataacgagaactaactagcgacaacaagcaaccattagcaaggacaactggcgactataactgtcgtctctatgatgtatggcgactaaggagaacagccagcaactacggattacatgtaacaaccaattgccccacttctaaaaggcaactaacttgcaaaccctttgatggtttctgtagcgtgatataccccttgaacgtggttaaagaatgtggtcgtcgctggacggcggtttgacagcagagcgatctcgccaattcaaagcttgacattacaaactaccgagaatcattaggctcgttatcgagcatctagctttcagaaggtgctttatcatataatatgacttcacgatatttttatagcaagaagaatggccaacctctaacaaaacaaatttttactatgtgctgcatgtgagctgcaggccggcctactagggaaatttgacgaatgaataaactaaaatatatacgaatatattcgttatatcataaaatgcccgcattatgttctctaacaccatagaggaaactaa from Bombus vancouverensis nearcticus unplaced genomic scaffold, iyBomVanc1_principal scaffold0026, whole genome shotgun sequence carries:
- the LOC143304188 gene encoding omega-amidase NIT2-A-like is translated as MPEIEGDKLYNTCTIWGPDGTLIAKHRKVHLFDIDIPNKITFRESDSLSPGDSLTTFDVKGCKIGIGICYDIRFEEMARIYRNKGCQMLIYPAAFNMTTGPLHWSLLQRSRANDNQLYVACISPARVR